From one Excalfactoria chinensis isolate bCotChi1 chromosome 9, bCotChi1.hap2, whole genome shotgun sequence genomic stretch:
- the IL12A gene encoding interleukin-12 subunit alpha → MAEHSISTGSRAAWLGVGHWVLLAVLCLLLPSTQALPPPAHSLAKGLNCSRALLAAANEALVQVKKQGILGFECTLEEVDLEDVTNSQINTIKSCTSEDPGPGNCPVLESSTLDRSKCLQGIYEDLKTYKAELGNLKDLRVLTSIDDMMQALQPHSPAMPQPSPSTTLGSFQARMRLCGVLHAFCLRAITINRTLGYLSALTAET, encoded by the exons atggcagagcacagcatcagcactgggagcagagcagcatggCTGGGGGTCGGgcactgggtgctgctggctgtgctctgcctcctgctgccatcCACACAGGCATTGCCAcctcctgcacacagcctgGCCAAGGGACTCAACTGCTCCAGGGCGCTGCTGGCCGCTGCCAATGAGGCACTCGTGCAGGTGAAG aaacaagGGATACTGGGATTTGAATGCACCCTTGAAGAGGTTGATCTTGAGGATGTCACCAACAGTCAGATCAACACAATAAAATCCTGCACATCTGAGGATCCGGGG CCTGGAAACTGTCCAGTACTGGAAAGCTCTACTTTAGATAGG AGCAAATGCCTGCAGGGGATCTATGAAGACCTGAAAACCtacaaggcagagctggggaacCTCAAGGATCTGAGGGTGCTGACATCCATTGATGACATGATGCAA gctctgcagccccacagcccggCCATGCCGCAGCCCTCGCCCAGCACCACCCTTGGCTCCTTCCAGGCCCGCATGCGGCTCTGCGGGGTCCTGCACGCCTTCTGCCTGCGTGCCATCACCATCAACAGGACGCTGGGCTACCTGAGTGCCCTCACTGCAGAGACATAA
- the SCHIP1 gene encoding schwannomin-interacting protein 1 isoform X5, with product MVLQENCAYRAQKNERESIRQKLALGSFFDDGPGLYTSCSKSGKPSLSSRLQSGMNLQICFVNDSGSDKDSDADDSKTETSLDTPLSPMSKQSSSYSDRDTTEEESESLDDMDFLTRQKKLQAEAKMALAMAKPMAKMQVEVEKQNRKKSPVADLLPHMPHISECLMKRSLKPADLRDMTIGQLQVIVNDLHSQIESLNEELVQLLLIRDELHTEQDAMLVDIEDLTRHAESQQKHMAEKMPAK from the exons GCTCAGAAGAATGAGCGTGAGTCCATCAGGCAGAAATTGGCTCTTGGCAGCTTCTTTGACGATGGCCCAGGGCTCTACACCAGCTGCAGCAAGAGTGGCAAGCCCAGCCTGTCCTCCCG ACTCCAGAGCGGGATGAACCTGCAGATCTGTTTTGTGAACGACAGTGGCAGCGATAAGGACAGCGATGCCGATGACAGCAAGACAGAAACCAGCCTGGACACACCTTTGTCACCCATG AGCAAGCAGAGCTCTTCCTACTCCGACAGAGACACGACCGAGGAGGAGTCCGAGTCCCTCGATGACATGGATTTTCTCACCAGGCAAAAGAAACTCCAAGCTGAAGCCAAAATGGCCTTGGCTATGGCAAAGCCCATGGCCAAAATGCAGGTGGAGGTggagaaacagaacaggaagaaatctCCGGTGGCAGATCTG CTGCCACATATGCCTCATATAAGCGAATGCCTGATGAAGAGGAGTTTAAAACCCGCTGACCTAAGAGACATGACTATCGGGCAGCTACAAGTGATAGTCAATGATCTCCACTCGCAGATAGAAA GCTTGAACGAGGAgctggtgcagctgctgctcatccGGGATGAGCTGCACACGGAGCAGGATGCAATGCTGGTGGACATCGAGGACCTGACCAG ACATGCCGAGAGCCAGCAGAAGCACATGGCAGAGAAGATGCCAGCAAAGTAA
- the SCHIP1 gene encoding schwannomin-interacting protein 1 isoform X6, protein MSGAGDGMGDIIGQASARDVEGNYKKAQKNERESIRQKLALGSFFDDGPGLYTSCSKSGKPSLSSRLQSGMNLQICFVNDSGSDKDSDADDSKTETSLDTPLSPMSKQSSSYSDRDTTEEESESLDDMDFLTRQKKLQAEAKMALAMAKPMAKMQVEVEKQNRKKSPVADLLPHMPHISECLMKRSLKPADLRDMTIGQLQVIVNDLHSQIESLNEELVQLLLIRDELHTEQDAMLVDIEDLTRHAESQQKHMAEKMPAK, encoded by the exons GCTCAGAAGAATGAGCGTGAGTCCATCAGGCAGAAATTGGCTCTTGGCAGCTTCTTTGACGATGGCCCAGGGCTCTACACCAGCTGCAGCAAGAGTGGCAAGCCCAGCCTGTCCTCCCG ACTCCAGAGCGGGATGAACCTGCAGATCTGTTTTGTGAACGACAGTGGCAGCGATAAGGACAGCGATGCCGATGACAGCAAGACAGAAACCAGCCTGGACACACCTTTGTCACCCATG AGCAAGCAGAGCTCTTCCTACTCCGACAGAGACACGACCGAGGAGGAGTCCGAGTCCCTCGATGACATGGATTTTCTCACCAGGCAAAAGAAACTCCAAGCTGAAGCCAAAATGGCCTTGGCTATGGCAAAGCCCATGGCCAAAATGCAGGTGGAGGTggagaaacagaacaggaagaaatctCCGGTGGCAGATCTG CTGCCACATATGCCTCATATAAGCGAATGCCTGATGAAGAGGAGTTTAAAACCCGCTGACCTAAGAGACATGACTATCGGGCAGCTACAAGTGATAGTCAATGATCTCCACTCGCAGATAGAAA GCTTGAACGAGGAgctggtgcagctgctgctcatccGGGATGAGCTGCACACGGAGCAGGATGCAATGCTGGTGGACATCGAGGACCTGACCAG ACATGCCGAGAGCCAGCAGAAGCACATGGCAGAGAAGATGCCAGCAAAGTAA